The genomic DNA AAATCCAAGGCCCTCCTGAGCTACACAGAGTGTACTAGAACAGCAgagatacatagcaagaccctgtctcaaaagacaaacaaagcaCAAATATCACAGAGGTACATGGGCTTGTAGTAGTGCTTAGAAAAGAATAGTAGGATGTCCTCATTTCACTATGTAGAGAAATGTCATCTGTAGCCAGGAGGTGTGTAAGTTAAAAGTCCTCTACAGCGTTTAGCCTGAGCTCTCCTTGTACTTCAgttaagaaataatattttacctCATTCAATGTAACTTAGTGACAATAGCTTGGCTGTGCATGCTTGGAAAATAGTAATAAGGGTTCCTAGAGTATTTAACAAAATGCATAATTCTTGTAAAGGCTTGGAAAGTAGATATGAGTTCAAGAAAGGTAATTACTGAAATGTTAATATCTTAGTCTTCTTTagtaaatgaaattgtaaaatatatagatactgggataataataaataataaaaaaaaaataaagtctgagaagaaaatgttcaaatgaACTAAAGTGCTTGAAACCATTATGAATGACATTTATCAAAGAGGGAAGTACATTTTATTAGGTAGAGCCCTTGAGCAGTTTTTGAGAGGCAGTGAAGGGTTTTTCAACTTTTTGATCTTAAACAGTAAGCTATTTCTCATGTTAATGTGTATTTAAGACTTACTGGAAATACTCATAATATGAGCTGAAGACTGATACCTGGCAACAGGCATATTTCTGAAATTGGGgtgttttttattactatatttTCTGAAATATGCTTTCATTGATATTTACAAAACAAATTGCCAGTTCACACAAAGATTGTTTTCATAAAAGCCAATGAAAACAACTGAGTTGCTAGGAAGAATGTTAAGAGGGAAATGGACTTTTCATAACCTCACATTATAATTTCTGTTTTTGGACAAAAATGTATTATTTGAATGAGTTTGGAGCTGAAGGGAATTAATGTGTCAAAATATCCACCTAGATGTTATATGTGATCATTTTTATTGCAAgtgaaaaatattaaacataagtAAAAGGTAAGTGTTGCCAGTTAGTTTGGCAACAGCCTAGGAAAATGTTAGTGAAGAAATGGTGAATGCTGCCCATGGTTCACTTCTGGCCATGGAAACCAGCACTGGATCCAAGTTCCCACAGCATAAAGCCCAAGGTGTTCTGCCCAGCTTTCATAGCCCTGCTTAATGTGGCTTTTCTCAGCCTGTCCATCTTCCTCTATTCCAGCCTAGTAGTTTCTGAGCTATCCTTGGGTACATACTGACTACACTCATGTGAGTTCCCTGGTTCCATTTGAGTCTTTGAAATCCTCCCCAGTAAGCTCCAAAACATTGTTGAAGTCACATCatctggcccaagctgacttgcCTCCTTTCATTAAATCTCTTCAGTGATTGTCACCTTGACCTGTTTTTGAGTTGCTGCCCAATGTCAGTGGCATCTACTGAATATTCCTTCATAGCAAAGCAAATGTCTGGAGGGCACCTGAAGCTTAAATACTTTGTGGTTCCTCTTTCCTGGTTATAACCCCAAGTTGTGATAAGCACATACTGGCCTTTACCCAAAATCTGCTGTAATGAATCTGACTTTGTGTTACTGTCATAGTCTGTTGgcctattttctcttttgaaCTCCAAAAACAGATGCACCCTAGTGATCATGGTCACAAATTGAAGACTACTGCTACTGCCAAACTGTAATTACTGTAAAGTGAGGTTAGTGGATATCTTACTGACATTGTTGACAAGAGAATAGTTGACTGCTCAAGATCTAAACATCACATCCAGACCCAAAGTCTGGATTATCTCCTTCAATCCTGCTCTTTGCCCAGTCTTCACTTTTTCTCATTGAATGATGTTGCCATTAACCAAGACCATTACTAAGACACAAAACTTTGCATACATTTTTGTCCTCACTTTCCCCGCTTTAAAACAATTGTTCAGTAAGCCCTGTTGGGTAGACCTTTCTGGTGGATTTAAAATCTGTCATCATAGCTCTCTCACTGCTACATCCTAATCCAAGCCACCCACCCCATTTCTTACCTAAGCTCCAGAGGCCCTGAAGAGCTCAGAGCTCCATGCTTACTGCTTTGGTCTTCAGTCTCCATCCAGCAGTAACCATGATTTTCTGATAAAGTCCAAAGACCAGCATGGCCTGAGCTAGTCCTACTGGTATCTGCTGGTTCCCCTTTTATTGCTTCTGACTTACCCTCTCACTTGCTCACTGTAACCATACTGGCTCAGTGTAacggaacccatacctggaattgaGAACCGAATCAGAAtcatatggagaccaagattatgttctcctgtgtcaagctctcactagtctttggataaAAAAGGGgttacaaacatcaaattctccctaaattaataacatttatccCACTTAAAAACTGACGTGCTGACTGTATTTCCTggagaatctcttcttctttttcagaaggtatcaggacctgaggagataaagtaCCCCTCACTTTTCAGCCAAGCCTCAGCTGAatccatagaggaattggggagataagcaagagtgctgcttccatgatgttcctgataatcagcatcaGGGTgttggagacagaccctgaggaaactcaatacctaccaaagaagagatccagaaGTTCCTAAGAGCTCAACATTTAAGTAGACTtagaactcacccaccatggctcagggaattttgtggaagaggggtggaaagattgtaagagacacaggttgagacatcatgcccagaggcactcccTACCCCCAAAATTAACTGCcattcccacaatgcataaaccacaaccccatgaggaatacctgcaaccctactgaggagtgtccccaatggaatggaggcagggatgagggaaatgagggtaccaacaaatgatatatccatatgaaatatcttgttaataataataataataaccttgtAAAATATTAGGCTTCCTTATggttttttcattcattcttaatttttttaaacctttttttattttatttgtttcagagagggGGCAGAGAAGGGAGGTCCttcaccactacaaatgaactccaggcacatgtgccaccttgtgtatatggtttacataggtcctggggaatcgaaccttggtcctttggcttctcaggcaagcacaaaccactaagccatctctctagccccattcttAGTTTTTTTTAACCCTCCCCCAAACATTCTCCACTCTCCCATCCACTTGCCCCACAATCCTGCTTAAACATTTCCACCCCTAATAGCCTCACTCTACTCTCATAGCACATGTACTCTACCATCTCTGGTCCCACCCTTTTATACTTCTGACCCCCATGGCTCCTGTCCAGCTTTTTTGCTTCTCtatatactcattctctctttaaaacaCAACTCTAGAAATCTaaaggtaggatccacatatgagaaaaaacatgtggcatttatttttctgagcctgggttatctcactccatataatattttccatttcCATACATTTTCTACAaatcccatttttatttatggcCAAGTAAAGTTCTATGTGAACCAGTTTTCATTATTACCAGTTGATGGTCATGTAGGCTCGTCCTTTCCCTAGCTATACTAGATAAAATAGCAGTGAACATGGGTATGCAGTCATCTAAATGGTAGAATATGGACCTTTTAAGGTCTACACCCAAGAGTAGTCATGACTTCGTTTAACCTGTTTTAATCAggcaaagtttttctttctccttcagttaTGACAGATAGTTTTTCTGGGCATAGTAGTATGGGTTGGCAGTTTCTCTTTTTCAGCACTTGAAGTCTATTATTCCAAATTCTCTTGGCTTTAtagtttctgttgagaaatctgcTATTATTCTTGTGTTCTCTCTTGCCATTTTCAATATACTTCCTGTGTGGAGATGAATTTCTTTCCCTAATTTTGAAAAAGTATCTATGCTTTTGGTGAAAATATTTGCTACGCCTTTAGACTgaatttcttttcctcctatgctCATAATCTTTGAATTTGGTGTTTACACAATGTCCCAGATGTCTTTAAAGTCCTTCCCATACTTTGCCACCAATTTACTTAACCTTGTTGGAATGTTCCAATTTCACTACCTTCTCTTCAAGATCAGATATTCTGTTGTCTCCTTGATCCATCTTATTGGTGATGCATTCCACATAGTTTTGTATTTGACTGATGTTTTTCATTTATACTAGTCcagttttctttagtatttctagctttctaccaaactcctatttaatataatgtattgacttctttattttatttaatttttttgtggtcTTTAGGGATTCATTCAAAAGtttatttccttctttgatttcttttttttttatttctttttcaaatttttattaacaacttccatgttataaacaatatcccttggtaatgccctccctccacccactttctcttttgaaattccattctccatcatatccccggcccctctcaatcagtctctcttttgttttgatgtcatcatcttttcctcctattatgacggtcttgtgtacatagtgtcataggctgtgaggtcatggatatccaggccattttgtatctggggggagcacgttgtagaGAGTCTTACGCTTCCTTTGGcttgtacattctttctgccacctctttcacagtaGTCCCTTGCTTTTCCAAGGAAGGGGCGAGGGCTCAGTCGGAAAGGCTCTCCGAGAAGGCGGGCTTGGACCGCTGCAGGTGCTCCAGGCGGCTCAGGATGAAGTGGCTGGTGTCGAGGAAGCTCTCCACGCAGTTCACGAGGCAGGCTTCGGCCCTGCCGTCCAGCCTGGGCCCCAGCCTGTCCACGCACTTGTCCCAGCACAGCTCGGTCATCTGGTGGATGAGCCGCTGCGCGCGCTGCTTCTGCGTCTCCGCGTCCAGGAAGCGCTGCAGCTCGGGGTCCAGCGACAAGGACCACGGGCCGTCCATGCCCGGCGCACGCGCCTCCCGCCCCGCCctccttctttgatttctttaaaccTACTTATTTATGATCATTACTTTTAGTTCTCTGGGAAGTCAGCTAATTCACTCTCACTGAAGACCATCCATTACTCTGGAATTAATTCATTTTTGGAGAAGTCATGTTGCGTTGACTTTTCATCTTTCGAATATTATTGCATTGGAATTTATATATTTGTGGCTATTTTTTCACTAGCTGTATTCTTTTAGTTGAAGCATATGCAATTTGTAAGATAGTCCTCTTATAAACTAGCTACACTGTGGTAGAGCTGAATTGTGTAGTTCAGAAGTTATATCTTCATTTTGAGTACTCAACATGTTTAGTGTGGCTGCTATATTACTCCCAGAATAAAATATTGACTACAGGAGTGAAGACAACTAGTGGATTTGTCCAACATGCAAATGTAATACTAGCCAATTCACAACATTTCAGTTCAACAATTGTTAGAAGATAAGTGAACAAGGATATAAGGATTTAGTTACTAATATTAGAACTGGTAAGTGAGAGGAAAATAGGATAGGTGGGGTTAGTGATTTGTGTTATCAAAACTTTGAAACAGATAGAGGTAGAATTAGTATCTGGGAACAGAATGTTGGGATAGTTAGGGTCAGTAGATTGCAAATATTGAAACTGGAAGATATAAAGGAAGAAATGTGGAAGAAAGAAGGTTGGAATGAGAGAAAAAGTGTATGAGTTGTATGTGGGAAGAGTAGCAAAGAGTG from Jaculus jaculus isolate mJacJac1 chromosome 19, mJacJac1.mat.Y.cur, whole genome shotgun sequence includes the following:
- the LOC101608153 gene encoding mitochondrial import inner membrane translocase subunit Tim8 A-like, with the translated sequence MDGPWSLSLDPELQRFLDAETQKQRAQRLIHQMTELCWDKCVDRLGPRLDGRAEACLVNCVESFLDTSHFILSRLEHLQRSKPAFSESLSD